One genomic segment of Bacteroidales bacterium includes these proteins:
- a CDS encoding PorT family protein, which translates to MKRIILSLAVILAAGFTQISAQSVTSGVKADLNISNFILKDLDHMDSKMKVGASLGGFVKIEFTQNFAIQPELLFHFKSSEIKNNSTRPKTKSDYEYWGMEIPVYAVGQMQLGLGTGYVGIGPYVGLGFSAKSSPGSSDLYKRDVLQRWDFGFGAMLGYEFDFGLQINAGYKIGVINAMDEGSDDAKMLPQMISVGFGYRF; encoded by the coding sequence ATGAAAAGAATAATTTTATCTCTGGCAGTTATATTAGCAGCTGGCTTTACACAGATAAGTGCTCAAAGCGTAACAAGCGGGGTTAAAGCAGATTTAAATATCTCGAACTTTATCCTGAAGGACCTGGATCACATGGATAGCAAAATGAAAGTAGGCGCATCGTTAGGTGGCTTTGTAAAAATAGAGTTCACACAAAATTTTGCAATACAACCTGAGTTATTGTTTCATTTCAAAAGTTCGGAAATAAAAAATAACTCTACCCGACCAAAGACCAAAAGCGATTATGAGTACTGGGGAATGGAAATTCCGGTATATGCAGTTGGTCAGATGCAACTGGGGCTAGGAACAGGTTATGTAGGGATAGGTCCTTATGTAGGCTTAGGATTCAGTGCAAAATCAAGTCCGGGAAGTAGTGATTTGTATAAGAGAGATGTTTTGCAACGCTGGGACTTCGGATTTGGCGCTATGCTCGGATATGAATTCGACTTTGGCCTTCAGATCAATGCCGGGTACAAGATCGGGGTAATCAACGCAATGGATGAAGGAAGCGATGATGCCAAAATGTTACCGCAAATGATCAGTGTGGGATTTGGATATAGATTCTAA